Proteins co-encoded in one Halodesulfovibrio marinisediminis DSM 17456 genomic window:
- a CDS encoding FecCD family ABC transporter permease — protein MTGTVDIAQRRARRCALFASFTALACAVSAVLASAYGPLDIPLQKAFSTLVQHIFSGAQSVETTNSIVVWEIRFSRIILSLLIGSGLAISGTVFQGILRNPLADPFTIGVSSGAAFGASVAIFFGLSGAIPHLAGVGVVPLAALIGALLALGAVITLGSIGGQLKRDALVLAGVVVATFLAALISLIKSLDEDSVASIVFWIMGSLQGRTWQHVQLILPWYALGIAIIWRFSRELDILSLGETQAQQLGMNASRVRLWLLIGASMITGASVAVSGVIGFVGLVVPHLVRLIQGGEHRPLLVSSAFIGGLLLLWSDVLARTILPEGAELPVGVVTALLGGPFFCLLLHRTMKRSSQ, from the coding sequence ATGACTGGAACAGTAGACATCGCACAGCGCCGCGCTCGCCGTTGCGCTCTTTTCGCCAGCTTCACAGCGTTAGCCTGTGCTGTGTCTGCTGTTCTGGCATCTGCGTACGGACCGCTTGATATCCCGCTCCAAAAAGCATTCAGCACTCTTGTACAACATATCTTCTCAGGCGCGCAGTCTGTTGAGACTACCAACTCAATTGTAGTGTGGGAAATCAGATTCAGCCGAATTATACTGTCGCTGCTCATTGGAAGCGGCCTTGCCATTTCCGGCACTGTATTTCAAGGAATTTTGCGCAACCCGCTTGCTGACCCGTTCACAATCGGTGTCTCTAGTGGTGCAGCCTTCGGCGCCTCTGTTGCCATTTTCTTTGGTCTTTCAGGTGCTATCCCGCACCTTGCCGGAGTTGGAGTTGTTCCTCTTGCCGCACTTATTGGTGCTCTTCTTGCCCTCGGGGCAGTTATCACTCTTGGCAGCATAGGCGGACAACTCAAACGCGATGCCCTTGTGCTTGCCGGTGTTGTAGTCGCTACATTTCTTGCCGCACTAATATCACTCATCAAGTCACTTGATGAAGATTCTGTGGCATCAATTGTGTTCTGGATTATGGGAAGCCTTCAAGGAAGAACATGGCAACACGTACAGCTCATTCTTCCTTGGTACGCCTTAGGCATTGCTATTATCTGGCGATTCTCCCGTGAGCTGGACATCCTCTCACTTGGAGAAACACAGGCACAGCAACTAGGAATGAACGCAAGCCGTGTTCGCCTATGGCTTCTGATTGGAGCCAGCATGATCACGGGCGCGTCCGTTGCTGTTTCCGGTGTTATCGGATTTGTCGGTCTTGTAGTGCCGCATCTGGTACGACTTATACAAGGTGGTGAGCACAGACCATTACTTGTAAGCTCTGCCTTTATCGGCGGATTGCTTCTTCTATGGTCAGATGTTTTAGCACGCACAATCCTGCCTGAAGGTGCTGAATTACCTGTAGGCGTTGTGACAGCACTTCTGGGTGGACCATTCTTCTGCCTGCTCCTGCATCGCACTATGAAACGGAGCAGCCAGTAA
- a CDS encoding ABC transporter substrate-binding protein translates to MTHQSIHSGIRLPMRLKHFLLPVLLLLFASTALASNSTSETLPTPVSITDDLGRTIELQRPATRIIALYGAFNEMLAELGKEDTIIARTKADALPVSILSKPSIGTHMRPNPELVAGLRPDIVLQMGGRKKALESVRMLEELGIPVAFFSITTFDELFSVIKRLGTLTGAEEQAELVCNNLQARLDHVQQLLKNTEHKPSVFFEVRYPNLLGAGNASIVNDIINHAGGINIMDAAIKLVRINEEEVIKRDPEVYLIQQGAMNPNPQPIRKRAHFRTISAVKNNRVHVIDESSYSRPGPRAVSAVEELAALLHPNRMQPTSHISGDM, encoded by the coding sequence ATGACACACCAATCCATACATTCAGGCATCCGGTTACCAATGCGCCTCAAGCATTTTTTACTCCCGGTTCTGCTGCTACTTTTCGCTAGCACAGCTCTCGCAAGTAATTCCACATCGGAAACTCTACCCACGCCTGTCAGCATCACAGATGATCTTGGCAGAACTATCGAGTTGCAACGCCCTGCAACTCGAATCATTGCGCTGTATGGAGCATTTAATGAAATGCTGGCAGAGCTTGGAAAAGAAGATACCATTATTGCCCGTACAAAGGCAGATGCGTTACCAGTTTCTATTCTTTCAAAGCCTTCTATTGGAACCCATATGCGCCCCAATCCAGAGCTTGTGGCTGGCCTGCGACCAGACATTGTGCTCCAGATGGGTGGACGGAAAAAAGCACTGGAGTCTGTCCGGATGCTCGAAGAGCTTGGCATCCCAGTTGCCTTTTTCTCTATAACCACATTTGACGAACTTTTTTCTGTCATAAAACGCCTCGGTACGCTGACTGGTGCCGAAGAGCAGGCAGAGCTTGTATGCAACAATCTGCAAGCACGGCTTGATCATGTTCAGCAACTACTCAAAAACACTGAACACAAGCCATCTGTTTTTTTTGAAGTACGCTATCCAAACCTTCTCGGTGCGGGAAATGCGTCCATTGTTAATGATATTATCAACCATGCAGGCGGCATCAACATTATGGATGCCGCTATAAAATTGGTTCGCATAAACGAAGAGGAAGTCATCAAGCGTGATCCGGAAGTATACCTTATTCAACAAGGTGCCATGAATCCGAATCCACAGCCAATACGAAAACGTGCTCATTTCCGCACAATCTCTGCTGTGAAAAACAACCGCGTCCATGTTATTGATGAATCCAGCTATTCACGTCCCGGCCCCCGTGCCGTATCCGCCGTAGAAGAGCTGGCAGCACTACTGCATCCGAACCGCATGCAACCGACTTCCCATATTTCAGGAGACATGTAA
- a CDS encoding Y-family DNA polymerase, with amino-acid sequence MSLAAYALVDCNNFYCSCERVFRPDLRDKPIVVLSNNDGCIISRSNEAKALGVQMGAPYFKQKPFLKRNNVTVFSSNYPLYGDLSDRVMKILRTFCPDMEVYSIDEAFLRLDGFSTYNLTEYAQHIRNTVYQWTGIPVSIGIAPTKTLAKIASHICKKTPKSSGVYNMNDKWAQPAQIDALLENVPVSEIWGIGRKSAAKLYRYGVTTARQLRDRDNAWLQKMLTVTGLYTALELRGVSSIALDEAPAARRSIRSSRSFGKPVTEKTHAQEAAVAYTVRAAEKLRREGLLATTISVFIKTSVHRPGDQHAEYCTHTFDKPTDFTPLFVHHASEMLQKIFRAGHQYQKVGVLLSGLELKRNQQGSLLEVVSTESQRQTESEARLMHVTDAINKKFGRGTVQYAGEGLGQPWKMKQENLSPKYTTDWSKLPEIY; translated from the coding sequence GTGAGCCTAGCTGCCTACGCATTGGTAGATTGCAATAATTTCTACTGCTCGTGCGAACGGGTGTTTCGACCTGACCTTCGCGATAAGCCTATTGTGGTTCTTTCGAACAACGATGGTTGTATCATTTCACGTTCCAATGAAGCAAAAGCGCTTGGTGTACAAATGGGGGCGCCGTATTTCAAGCAGAAGCCATTTCTCAAGCGCAACAACGTAACGGTATTTTCCTCCAACTATCCATTGTATGGCGATCTTTCTGATCGGGTTATGAAAATACTTAGAACGTTTTGTCCTGATATGGAAGTGTACTCCATTGATGAAGCGTTTCTGCGACTTGATGGATTTTCTACCTACAACCTCACAGAGTATGCACAGCATATCCGTAATACAGTCTATCAGTGGACCGGTATCCCTGTATCTATCGGCATTGCTCCAACAAAAACTCTTGCAAAGATCGCTAGTCATATTTGCAAAAAAACACCCAAGTCATCAGGTGTCTATAATATGAATGATAAATGGGCGCAGCCCGCACAGATAGATGCTCTGTTAGAAAATGTTCCTGTAAGCGAAATTTGGGGCATTGGTCGCAAGTCTGCGGCTAAGCTTTATCGATATGGTGTAACGACAGCAAGGCAGTTACGAGATAGAGATAACGCGTGGTTGCAAAAAATGCTTACAGTTACGGGGTTGTATACTGCTTTAGAATTACGTGGGGTTTCTTCAATTGCTCTTGATGAAGCACCAGCAGCCCGTAGAAGTATTCGGTCTTCCCGTTCCTTTGGCAAACCGGTAACAGAGAAGACTCATGCTCAGGAAGCTGCTGTTGCTTATACGGTTCGCGCCGCAGAAAAGTTGCGTCGTGAAGGGCTGCTTGCCACAACAATTTCTGTTTTTATTAAAACAAGTGTCCACCGGCCCGGAGATCAGCACGCTGAGTATTGCACCCATACTTTTGATAAGCCTACAGACTTTACTCCGTTATTTGTGCATCATGCATCAGAAATGCTTCAAAAAATTTTCCGAGCTGGGCATCAGTACCAAAAAGTAGGTGTGCTTCTTTCTGGTTTGGAATTGAAGCGCAATCAGCAGGGATCATTGCTAGAAGTTGTTTCTACAGAATCACAACGACAGACTGAAAGTGAAGCACGGCTTATGCACGTAACAGACGCCATTAATAAAAAGTTCGGACGTGGTACTGTCCAGTATGCAGGTGAAGGACTAGGGCAGCCGTGGAAAATGAAGCAAGAAAACTTGTCGCCTAAGTACACAACCGATTGGAGCAAGCTACCGGAGATTTATTAG
- a CDS encoding ABC transporter ATP-binding protein has protein sequence MSGHITINNLSAGYANTPVLHDVSLSIQQGEMVGLLGPNGCGKTTLLLSLSGVKKPLKGAITLNETSLLQIPPKQRAAQIASVPQYTGETPDIEALSLVLMGRYPYISALGGYSAEDKKIALSCMKETATNDFAYRSARGLSGGEFQRVLIARALAQQADTMLLDEATSGLDIARTIEIFDLLKQRHSTGTTVVAAIHDINLAALYCTRLIFLKHGRVILDGSVEDVFTDENLTTIYDTPIHTFRHPVTNAPQAFFTPGSAATFR, from the coding sequence ATGTCAGGACATATTACCATTAACAATCTTTCTGCGGGATATGCCAACACACCAGTGCTGCATGATGTTTCTCTTTCTATTCAGCAAGGAGAAATGGTAGGGCTGCTAGGGCCAAACGGATGCGGCAAAACGACACTACTGCTGTCATTGTCCGGAGTCAAAAAACCGCTGAAAGGGGCTATTACTCTGAACGAAACGAGTCTATTACAGATTCCACCCAAACAGCGCGCCGCACAAATTGCATCCGTGCCGCAATACACTGGAGAAACCCCAGACATCGAAGCACTCTCCTTAGTGCTTATGGGGCGATACCCCTACATATCCGCCCTTGGTGGATATAGTGCTGAAGACAAAAAAATTGCTTTATCCTGCATGAAAGAGACTGCTACAAACGACTTTGCATACAGGTCAGCACGTGGTCTTTCCGGCGGTGAGTTTCAACGAGTGTTAATTGCGCGTGCTCTTGCTCAACAAGCAGACACCATGCTTTTAGACGAAGCGACTTCCGGTCTCGACATTGCCCGTACCATCGAAATATTTGACTTGCTGAAGCAACGACACAGCACTGGAACCACCGTTGTTGCTGCAATTCATGACATCAACCTTGCCGCCCTTTACTGTACGCGCCTTATCTTTTTGAAACACGGACGCGTTATTCTGGACGGCAGTGTTGAAGACGTTTTTACCGACGAAAACTTAACGACAATTTATGACACACCAATCCATACATTCAGGCATCCGGTTACCAATGCGCCTCAAGCATTTTTTACTCCCGGTTCTGCTGCTACTTTTCGCTAG
- a CDS encoding energy-coupling factor transporter transmembrane component T gives MKTFSLSSFDPRLKIILAATIGILTWHVPVYALSAYAGFILILGITNRVHIALGRRAIATYIYFIIVWAGIKFALDCTSLIQGIAPDYQGALQAAGVLALRLTILIGIGILLATTSSARQLGLALSWFLRPILGKRSWEPALSLALMIHFIPLIQRTFSQVLQAITLRNPPRSKWQQFLLVPQAVLRICAQKTWTQTVAVAARKLDSPAAWSTSLPFRFSEVIISLCILLAVFSPIILNHI, from the coding sequence ATGAAAACTTTTTCTCTTTCTTCTTTTGATCCCCGTTTAAAGATCATCCTTGCTGCCACGATAGGTATTCTTACATGGCATGTTCCCGTGTATGCACTTTCTGCCTATGCAGGCTTCATCCTTATCCTCGGTATAACCAACCGTGTTCACATTGCTCTTGGTCGTCGAGCCATCGCAACATACATTTATTTTATTATCGTATGGGCAGGAATTAAATTTGCGCTGGACTGCACTTCACTCATCCAAGGTATTGCGCCAGATTACCAAGGAGCATTACAGGCAGCTGGTGTTCTGGCACTGCGGCTGACTATCCTTATTGGAATAGGCATACTGCTTGCCACAACAAGCTCTGCCAGACAGCTGGGGCTTGCACTTTCATGGTTTCTACGCCCGATACTTGGCAAACGAAGTTGGGAGCCTGCATTAAGTCTGGCGCTTATGATCCATTTTATCCCACTTATTCAACGTACATTCTCACAGGTCTTACAGGCCATAACACTTCGAAATCCTCCACGGTCAAAGTGGCAGCAATTCCTTCTTGTCCCGCAGGCAGTACTGCGTATCTGTGCACAAAAAACATGGACGCAAACCGTTGCAGTTGCAGCACGCAAACTGGATTCACCAGCGGCATGGAGTACATCACTTCCGTTTCGTTTCTCCGAAGTTATTATTTCCCTCTGCATTCTTCTGGCAGTATTTTCCCCAATTATTTTAAACCACATTTAA
- a CDS encoding nucleoside recognition domain-containing protein encodes MSHASTSTSTSTPRKRKAKSPVKALIIAAICCLTALAVILTNDPSLLSWGKAWPGLVRPLLRMLGFLGIGLIVGIAVEGMGWAPLLATLVRPLMRFGNLKDESGAAFTTAFFSGTAANTMLMTFWKEKKISLQEMKLSYLINTGLPVFLLHLPTTFFIIVPMTRTAGIIYLSLNGIAALLRTLVLLIWTRIKLTPHSTAPSLERQPELRTTTAAKVLGAFRKRFIRICTITAPVYFLIYALNQAGMFEYMRTTAAGWVTSAYLPVEAVSVVVFAVAAEFTTGIAAAGALLDGGALTTSQLVLALVLGTIVATPIRALRHQLPSQTGVFSFKIGFPMLLMSQVLRISSLIFVTALYLWIVG; translated from the coding sequence ATGTCACACGCATCCACCAGCACATCAACGTCCACGCCACGCAAACGCAAAGCTAAAAGCCCGGTTAAAGCGCTCATCATTGCAGCAATCTGCTGCCTAACGGCTTTAGCTGTCATTTTGACCAATGACCCAAGCCTGCTCTCATGGGGCAAAGCGTGGCCGGGGCTTGTACGTCCGCTATTGCGTATGCTTGGATTTCTGGGGATCGGCCTTATTGTCGGCATCGCTGTTGAAGGTATGGGCTGGGCGCCGCTTCTTGCCACTCTGGTGCGCCCTCTTATGCGGTTCGGCAACCTTAAAGATGAATCTGGTGCGGCATTCACTACGGCATTTTTCTCCGGAACCGCTGCCAACACGATGCTAATGACATTTTGGAAGGAAAAAAAAATCTCCCTGCAAGAAATGAAGCTGAGCTATCTAATTAACACAGGGCTGCCTGTTTTTCTCCTGCACCTTCCCACTACATTCTTTATTATTGTGCCGATGACTCGAACAGCTGGTATTATCTACCTTTCCTTAAATGGTATCGCCGCACTACTGCGTACTTTAGTTTTACTTATCTGGACCAGAATCAAACTGACACCTCATTCCACCGCACCTTCGCTAGAAAGGCAGCCTGAACTCCGGACTACTACCGCGGCAAAAGTATTAGGTGCATTTCGAAAGCGGTTCATTCGTATCTGTACCATTACAGCACCTGTTTATTTTCTTATCTATGCATTAAATCAGGCCGGAATGTTTGAATACATGCGTACAACTGCTGCCGGATGGGTTACATCTGCCTACCTTCCTGTTGAGGCCGTCAGTGTTGTTGTTTTTGCCGTTGCTGCTGAATTCACAACAGGTATTGCTGCAGCTGGCGCATTATTGGACGGCGGAGCGCTCACAACGTCACAACTTGTTCTTGCACTTGTGCTTGGAACAATTGTGGCCACACCAATCCGCGCATTACGTCATCAGCTTCCTTCGCAGACAGGTGTATTCTCCTTTAAGATTGGGTTTCCAATGCTGCTCATGAGCCAAGTATTGCGCATAAGCAGCCTTATATTTGTAACAGCCTTATATCTTTGGATAGTAGGATAA
- the cobI gene encoding precorrin-2 C(20)-methyltransferase, translating into MPASLGTLYGIGVGPGDPDLLTIKATKVLADVDIVLAASSTKNDYSTALSIAQPHMKGNVEVVQLGFPMTRDEKVLMEAWKHNAKIVADLLKQGKSCAFLTLGDPLIYSTFGYLKRTLEALDTNFDICVVPGITSYQASAARTGTILCESGENLLLASGVRATEDTKNLLSHVDNAVILKTYKNFAELKNLLQETDRKESAIFISRLGMDGEIIARNIDDAPEKPHYFSHMIIPVKK; encoded by the coding sequence ATGCCCGCTTCCTTAGGCACACTTTACGGCATCGGCGTTGGCCCTGGTGATCCAGACTTACTTACAATCAAAGCTACCAAGGTATTAGCAGACGTCGATATCGTTCTTGCTGCTTCATCTACAAAAAACGACTACTCAACGGCACTCTCCATTGCACAGCCGCACATGAAAGGGAATGTTGAAGTTGTCCAGCTCGGGTTCCCGATGACCCGTGATGAAAAAGTCTTAATGGAAGCATGGAAACACAACGCAAAAATCGTTGCTGACCTGCTCAAGCAAGGTAAAAGCTGTGCGTTCCTGACCCTTGGCGATCCGCTCATCTACTCCACATTCGGTTACTTGAAGCGCACACTCGAAGCTCTTGATACAAACTTTGATATCTGCGTGGTACCGGGCATCACTTCCTATCAAGCTTCCGCAGCGCGCACCGGAACAATTCTCTGTGAATCCGGCGAAAACCTGCTACTTGCATCAGGCGTGCGCGCAACCGAAGACACAAAAAACCTCCTGAGTCACGTAGATAACGCCGTTATCCTCAAGACCTATAAGAACTTTGCAGAACTCAAAAATCTACTTCAAGAAACAGACAGAAAAGAGTCCGCAATCTTTATCTCTCGACTCGGAATGGATGGAGAAATCATCGCCCGCAATATTGATGATGCTCCAGAAAAGCCACACTACTTCTCTCACATGATTATTCCTGTGAAAAAGTAG
- a CDS encoding sirohydrochlorin cobaltochelatase, with amino-acid sequence MNRSRFLRLLLAVTLVLVLSFPAFAGHGHVETPKKGILLVAFGTSVPEARVALDNIGEEVAKAFPNTEIRWAYSAAMIRNKIKKTENMIVPSPATALAQMGDEGFTHVAVQSLHTIPGQEFSDITKTALAFDGMPKSISHVTVGTPLLNSPADVEAVAKVLPTTIPAERKKDEAVIFMGHGTHDPGNIYYPGLATYLQEQDSNIFVGTVEGYPTLDNIIPSLKAKGIKKVWLMPFMSVAGDHARNDMAGDEDDSWKSILKKEGFKVQTVIKGTGEFDAVVALWVAHLKEAFTALDSK; translated from the coding sequence ATGAACCGCAGTCGTTTTTTGCGACTCTTACTCGCTGTTACCCTTGTTCTCGTTTTGTCTTTCCCAGCTTTTGCAGGTCACGGACACGTTGAAACTCCTAAAAAGGGCATCCTGCTCGTAGCATTTGGTACATCCGTACCTGAAGCCCGTGTTGCTTTAGACAACATCGGTGAAGAAGTTGCCAAAGCATTTCCGAATACCGAAATCCGCTGGGCGTACTCTGCTGCGATGATCCGTAATAAGATTAAAAAGACAGAAAATATGATTGTACCTTCTCCTGCTACTGCCCTCGCGCAGATGGGTGATGAAGGCTTTACACATGTTGCTGTTCAGTCCCTGCATACAATTCCGGGACAGGAATTTTCTGACATCACAAAAACCGCTCTTGCATTCGACGGCATGCCTAAAAGCATCAGTCACGTTACTGTAGGCACACCGCTGTTAAACTCCCCTGCTGACGTAGAAGCAGTGGCTAAAGTATTGCCTACAACCATTCCTGCTGAACGTAAAAAAGACGAAGCAGTTATCTTTATGGGCCATGGCACCCACGATCCAGGCAACATCTACTACCCGGGTCTTGCTACCTACCTTCAGGAACAGGACTCCAACATCTTTGTTGGCACTGTTGAAGGCTACCCGACTCTCGACAACATCATTCCTAGCCTGAAAGCAAAAGGTATCAAAAAAGTATGGCTCATGCCGTTTATGTCTGTAGCAGGCGACCACGCACGCAACGATATGGCTGGCGACGAGGACGACAGCTGGAAATCCATTCTTAAAAAAGAAGGTTTCAAGGTACAGACTGTAATCAAAGGTACTGGCGAATTCGATGCTGTTGTTGCCCTGTGGGTGGCGCACTTGAAAGAAGCATTTACCGCTCTGGACTCTAAGTAA
- a CDS encoding urease accessory protein UreH domain-containing protein, which translates to MLFDSVFIMALQSALVLGFIHGVNPCGHSWLVLAPFTYGAKSGKHVFSLTSGFILGTTIACITIGISLGSISLAIPASFKTFVNIGTAGILILLGLILIIKPHLLHSHDHEHEHGHSHSHSHEHHAHNHHDHHHHHAENCCGHHAPGDPACCNSQHDTKLKPLIIGNTAVAEEPAYTLGQPIGAVSTNQSNFTLGQTISQTKNEHGHSHHRGCGCSSSTKITKVTFWGLTVFGFINMIVPCPTVAIMYTYGLDSGSILKSTLVFLSYAIGTGLTLSAVIFAIYKATNALNALNKPWIEPLVMRTAGVLTIVFAVYSYLADTNMI; encoded by the coding sequence ATGCTATTTGATTCTGTATTCATTATGGCACTGCAGAGTGCTCTCGTACTCGGTTTCATCCACGGGGTTAACCCATGCGGTCATTCGTGGCTGGTGCTGGCCCCATTTACTTACGGTGCCAAAAGTGGAAAACACGTATTCTCCCTTACTTCTGGCTTCATTCTAGGCACTACCATTGCCTGCATTACCATTGGCATTTCTCTAGGCTCTATTTCCTTAGCTATCCCTGCTTCATTTAAAACATTTGTCAACATCGGTACTGCTGGTATCCTAATCCTGCTGGGACTTATTCTTATCATTAAGCCCCACCTGCTTCACAGTCACGATCATGAGCATGAACACGGACACAGTCATAGCCATTCTCACGAACATCATGCACATAACCACCACGACCACCATCATCACCATGCGGAAAACTGCTGCGGTCATCACGCACCGGGAGACCCTGCGTGCTGCAACTCCCAACACGACACAAAACTCAAGCCACTAATTATCGGAAACACCGCTGTAGCTGAAGAACCTGCCTATACATTAGGTCAGCCTATCGGCGCGGTTTCAACAAACCAAAGTAACTTCACATTGGGACAAACGATTTCCCAGACAAAAAATGAGCACGGACACAGCCATCATCGTGGCTGCGGATGCTCAAGTAGTACTAAAATTACAAAAGTTACATTTTGGGGGCTGACAGTTTTTGGCTTCATCAATATGATCGTCCCCTGCCCAACCGTTGCGATTATGTATACATACGGTTTGGACTCAGGCAGCATCCTGAAAAGCACATTGGTATTCTTGAGTTATGCCATTGGCACAGGGCTAACACTTTCTGCTGTCATTTTCGCAATTTACAAGGCAACAAATGCATTGAATGCGCTTAACAAACCGTGGATTGAGCCACTCGTTATGCGAACCGCAGGAGTGCTGACAATCGTATTTGCTGTATACTCATATTTAGCTGACACGAATATGATCTAA
- a CDS encoding MarR family winged helix-turn-helix transcriptional regulator: MELEELNHAIVEFYEKLSSWEHDVVREKGLTLPQIHALEILGIHESMRMKELASWMGTTTGTLTVLIDRLEKKDYVRRCPHKTDRRSIIIELTDTGRQMFLEHDKLHMQLTETMVSDLSQEERACLQRCLEKMNKAF; the protein is encoded by the coding sequence ATGGAACTTGAAGAGTTAAACCACGCCATAGTTGAATTTTACGAAAAATTATCCTCTTGGGAGCATGACGTAGTTCGTGAAAAAGGGCTTACTCTGCCGCAAATTCATGCACTTGAAATTCTTGGCATACATGAGTCCATGCGAATGAAAGAGCTCGCAAGCTGGATGGGCACAACTACTGGCACCCTCACGGTGCTGATTGATCGACTGGAAAAGAAAGACTACGTACGCCGTTGTCCGCACAAAACTGACCGTCGTTCCATCATCATTGAACTCACAGATACAGGCAGACAAATGTTTCTTGAGCACGACAAACTGCATATGCAATTAACTGAAACAATGGTTTCTGACCTGTCTCAGGAAGAACGGGCCTGCCTCCAGCGTTGCCTCGAAAAAATGAACAAAGCGTTTTAA
- a CDS encoding LexA family protein, giving the protein MRRRTDYPENSTRADGYGQMHTSCAHAGFPSPADDYLEGALDLNKLLVHNAPATFFLRVKGDSMTGAGIHTDDILVVDRSVSPTHNSIVVAVLNGALTVKRLWQKNGRVALMPDNPRYKPIEVTHNESFEVWGVATSVIHSLRKKQ; this is encoded by the coding sequence ATGAGAAGAAGGACAGATTATCCAGAAAATAGCACAAGAGCAGATGGATATGGTCAAATGCACACGTCTTGCGCCCATGCCGGTTTTCCGTCTCCGGCTGATGATTATCTGGAGGGGGCGCTCGATTTAAATAAGTTGCTTGTGCATAACGCACCAGCAACATTTTTTCTGCGCGTGAAAGGAGACTCCATGACTGGTGCAGGAATTCATACAGATGATATTCTTGTGGTGGATCGGTCTGTATCCCCGACACATAATTCAATTGTTGTTGCTGTGCTGAATGGTGCTCTCACCGTAAAACGTCTGTGGCAGAAGAATGGGCGTGTTGCGCTTATGCCGGATAACCCGCGTTATAAACCTATTGAGGTAACACACAACGAAAGTTTTGAAGTGTGGGGCGTTGCCACGTCTGTCATTCATTCACTTAGGAAGAAACAGTGA